In the genome of Zobellia nedashkovskayae, the window ACGCTGGGTGTAACAGGTTTCCAATTTTATAAATCTAACGAGAATAACCAACAATTGGCTCGCCAAGATGCTGAACAACAAGTGTCACAACGCATTCAAGAAGCTACCTTTTTTGATGCACAACCACTAGAGTTACCAACCATTACGCTTAAAACTTCAAAAAAAGCAGTTACAAATATAGCTGAAGCACGCATGCATCATATTATTGCAGGTGCATTCAGATACCGGACCAATGCTGATAAGAAGATAGAGCAACTTAAGCTCAAAGGCTTTAACCCTTCTTATATTGGCACAAATCCTTTTGGTCTATATTTGGTTGCTTATGATAGTTTTACTGATTCGAATAAAGCTTTAGAGGCACTTCGTCAAATTAAACTTACGCAGAAAGATGCTTGGTTGAAATCAGGTCACTAGTAATCCATTTATCTTATAATTTTCTTCATAAAAAGCTAATTTCAAGCTTTTCGATTTAACCCCTAAACCGTAGTTTACTGTTACATCATTATGCCCAATAAAATAGGTATCTTTGCCCAAAAATTGATATATGCAGGCTAAAAATCCCCGTGATTCTAGAACTATATTGACCGATATGGTACTCCCAAGTGAGACCAACCCCCTTAATAATCTATTTGGCGGTGAGCTTTTGGCCCGAATGGATCGCGCCGCAAGTATTGCTGCACGTCGTCATAGTAGACGTATTACCGTTACCGCTTCGGTAAACCATGTTGCCTTTAATCAATCGGTACCTGTAGGAAGTGTCCTTACGGTAGACGCAGCCGTTTCACGTGCTTTTAGAACTTCTATGGAAGTTTATATTGATGTTTGGATGGAAGATCGTTTTACTGGTGAAAAATCTAAAGCCAATGAGGCTATTTATACCTTTGTAGCTGTAGATGATACTGGAAGACCTACAGTAGTACCACCTTTACAACCTGAAACCGCACTTGAACAAGAACGCTATGAAGGTGCTTTACGCAGAAAGCAACTAAGTCTGGTTTTAGCAGGTAAAATGGACCCTCATGATGCCACAGAACTAAAAGCCCTATTTATGGACTAATACTTTGTTAGAAATCAAAATTATCAGGATCAGGTCCCGTTCGCTCCCCTTTGTCCAGACTATCTAAACAAGATATATCGGCTTCAGAAAGCTCAAAGTCGAAAATATCGGCGTTTGACTTGATCCTATTTTCATGTACCGTTTTTGGAATAACCACAATTCCTTTCTGCAAATTGTAACGTAAAACAATCTGTGCTATTGACTTGTTATATTTGTTTGTTAGTTCAGAAAACACCTCTGATTTTCCATCAAAAAGTCTACCGTGCATAAAAGGCGACCAAGATTCGTACTGAATCCCTTTAGAATTGCAAAAGTCGATTAAATCTTGTTGAACCAAATATGGATGAAACTCCATTTGATTGACCATCGGTACAACTTCAGCGGTTTCCAATAAATCCTCTAAATGGTGCTGTAAAAAATTACTTACCCCAATAGCTCTAATTTTCTTTTCACGATACAATTTCTCTATAGCTCGCCAAGTATCCTTGTATTTTCCTGCCACGGGCCAATGAATTAAATACAGGTCTAGGTAATCAACTCCTAAACGCTCCAAACTCTCCTCAAAGGCTTTTAAAGTACTTTCGTAACCTTGGTCTGCATTCCATAGTTTTGAAACTAGAAACACCTCTTCACGAGCTACATTGCTTTCCCTAATACCTTTACCTACTCCTTCTTCATTCTTATAAGCGGCAGCCGTATCAATATGTCTATAACCAGTGTTCAAAGCATTTTTAACGGCGTCAATAACTTCTTGGTCATTGTCTGCCAAATAGGTTCCCAATCCAAAATAAGGCATTTCTACACCGTTGTTTAACCTAAACGAGCCTTGCAAGTCTGTTATCTTTTTCATAGTGTTCTTATAATTGGTACACCCACTCCTCAGGGTTTAATTTAGAAGTGTTCTGGTGTAAGTAAAACTTCAGTTTTGTCTGTCCGTTAGACCGATTGGTATAAATCTCACCCAATTCCGTCTTAGCTTCAACATTATCTCCCTTCTTTACATATAAAATAGAGAGGTTATAGTAAGTACTTATAAAGTTACCATGCTTTAACTGCACAGCTTTATTACCGCCAGGAATAGAGAGAATAGCAATTACCTCACCCCTAAATATAGCACGAGCTTTAGCACCTTGATCCGTAGTAATAACCACACCATTACTTTGGTGTTTTATACCTGGATAGATAGCATCTGCGTACACCCCAAACCCTTGGCTTTTAAAACCTTTTTCAACCGGCCATATTAATCTACCCTTGTTAGCGGTAAAACTGTTGGCTACGATAGCAGCCTCTGGTGTCAATAAAAATTTGCTAGGGTCATCACTTTTCTTTCCAGCCTCTTTGTTTGATGCAGCAATGGCTTCACGAATCAATCGTTCAATCTGCCGATCAATCTCTTTGGCTTGGTTCTGCTTATCCCTAATCTGTGCCGCAAATTTTGTTTCGCTCTTACGAATAGTTCCCAAAAGTGCTTGATGATCTTCCTTCTCCTGCGTCATCGCTTTTTTTGCCTTTAAGTTTTCTGCAATTAAGCGGTCTTTTTCTTTTTGCTGGACACTAAGGTCCATATTCAATTTACTTAGTTCTTCCGTCTTAACAACTATCTGTTCCCCTTGCTTTCGTCTAAATTCTGTGTATTGCTTAATATATTGTATACGTTTAAATGCTTGATAGAAATCATCAGAAGACAACAAAAACATTAATTTACTTTGTTGAATTTTACTTTGATATCCCTTTTGGATCATCATTGCATAATCATCCTTGAGCTTATCTAACTCATTTCTTAAACCGGAAATGACCTTGATGTTGGCATTAATTCTACGGTTGAGAAGATTAGATTGCTTGTTGGTGACATCTATAAGCTCTTGCCTCACCTTGATTTTATTATCCAAGGCCTCCATCTGATCAATTACATTACCTTTCTTTTTCTTTTGATCAAAAAGCAAGTAATTAATCTGTTCAATCTCTTTTTGCAATTTCTCACGCTTCGCTTCAAGAGCTTCCTGATCGGCATTTTGAGCACAAACAAAGCTCAATCCAAACAAACAGACAAAAAGAAAAACAACGATATAGTGCTTGTTACCGCGCATCGTCAGTTAATGAGATTTCTTTAAAACCTTTCGGTATTTTATACGGAAAATTTATTGGCTGGTCAAATTCAATGTTCTTATATTCTATATCAACAGTCTTTCGTTCTTCTCCCTCAATAGCGGCAACAGCAATACGTTGCGGAAGAACATACTTTCCAATCTTCTGATAATCCGTATAATTTACTTGTAACAATCTTTTCTTTAAAGGTTGAGAAAGCTGCTGGGAGGCCATTTTAAAGTTCTTGGGTTCTATTTGAAACATCACCTTAAAAAGGTCCATTGCTTTTTTTGGCTTCAGCTGATAATCTCCATTTACTACCGATGCATCATACTTGGCATCTCTAAGATTAAAAAGTGCTTGGCCCATTAGCATATTTTGTACTTGCTTAAAATCCAGTTCGGTACCCAAAAAATTACTGAGGTACTCAAAATTGCCATCAAAATATTCATTCTGCAATTTATTATAAAAAGTAACTCTACCAGGCGTAATATAGGCTTTGACCATACCTAACGGAGCACTCATCCAAATAGCTTTATCTTTTTCCATTCGCAAGCTCACGGAAACACCTTGCGACGATTCTCCATCGGAATAATCAATCCGCATTTTACCGGTTAACGTATTAAAATTGGTTGTATTTGCATAGTGATTTCTCACAATGGTTTTCGCAGAAAGATTGTCATCAACCTTTCCGTCAGCCAATACTTTTGTTGATTTACAGGAAAGAAAAAAGGAAAGTGAAACCAGCGCCATTAAGCGCAAAGCAATTCGTAAGGGTAACGCCATAGTCTTTGTAAAGTTTAAAACCCAGGTTTTATCTTACGAAGATACATATTTGCCTTGACTGAATTGTTAACGGAATTATAAGCATCTGCCAGTTCTTGATAAATTTTGTTGGCCAAAGCAATATCACCAACCAGATAATCCAACCCTGTTTCCAATGCCTCAATAGCATCACGTGGTTTAGCTTTTTTATTGAACGCATACCCCTGGGCATAATAAAAATAAGGTTGGGACGGGTAACTTTCCAAAGCCTCTCCTGCAACTTGGTCCAAAGCTAGAAAGTTATTGGTCCTTAGCATACCTTGAATGCGAGCTTTATATTGTTCAAAAGAGCCAGATTCTGCTCTGCTTTCATTTGTAACTGTAAATGAACTGCTCTTGATTGCAGCTTCTTGAGCCGCTATCAAATCTTCTACTTTTACGGACAGCTGTTGAGTGAAACTAGATTCTGGTGTTTCCTTTAAAATAGACTGTGCAGCTTTTGCTCGTCCTTTTCTGTAATAGACCAGTGCAAGATTTTCCTTGAATTTAGCATTATCAAAAGGTAATTGTGCTTTATATCCTTCAACGGATTTTTGCTGCTTTTGCAATATCTCTACATAAGTATTTGTGTACCACAAATTCTCGGGCTCGGCCAATAATGCAGTTAAAGCATACGGCTCTGCAACAGCATATTGCTTCTCTTTCAAATACAATTGGGCAAGCTCATGGTCTACCACATAATTTTTGTCATCCAACTGTTTGCATACTAACATGAGGTTAATAGCCCTGTCATAATTTTCAATGCCCTTCTGTTTCAGAGCCTCAAAGAATTTCTCCTGAAAATCATCTGAATAGTCATCTAGAAAAACTTCCGCACTTTGGTTTTCTGCAACTTCTGGTGTTTCTTGGGCATTGATAGTTATGGAGACGAATAACATTCCCCAGAAAAAAGTCGATATAATTGAACTTATATTCATGCTACAATACCTGCCTTATTATTATTGAAAACTAAGAGCTAGTTACTTTACACCCGTACTCCCAAAACCACCTTCACCTCTTGAGGTTTCGGACAATTCATTAACCTCTTTCCATTCGGCACGTTCATGCTTGGCAATTACCAATTGGGCAATACGCTCACCGTTTTCTACTGCGAAACTTTCGTTAGATAGGTTGACTAAAATCACGCCAATCTCACCTCGGTAATCTGCATCTATCGTACCAGGTGCATTAAGAACTGTAATTCCTTTTTTGGCCGCAAGGCCACTTCTTGGTCTCAC includes:
- a CDS encoding acyl-CoA thioesterase, whose amino-acid sequence is MQAKNPRDSRTILTDMVLPSETNPLNNLFGGELLARMDRAASIAARRHSRRITVTASVNHVAFNQSVPVGSVLTVDAAVSRAFRTSMEVYIDVWMEDRFTGEKSKANEAIYTFVAVDDTGRPTVVPPLQPETALEQERYEGALRRKQLSLVLAGKMDPHDATELKALFMD
- a CDS encoding aldo/keto reductase, encoding MKKITDLQGSFRLNNGVEMPYFGLGTYLADNDQEVIDAVKNALNTGYRHIDTAAAYKNEEGVGKGIRESNVAREEVFLVSKLWNADQGYESTLKAFEESLERLGVDYLDLYLIHWPVAGKYKDTWRAIEKLYREKKIRAIGVSNFLQHHLEDLLETAEVVPMVNQMEFHPYLVQQDLIDFCNSKGIQYESWSPFMHGRLFDGKSEVFSELTNKYNKSIAQIVLRYNLQKGIVVIPKTVHENRIKSNADIFDFELSEADISCLDSLDKGERTGPDPDNFDF
- a CDS encoding murein hydrolase activator EnvC family protein, which encodes MRGNKHYIVVFLFVCLFGLSFVCAQNADQEALEAKREKLQKEIEQINYLLFDQKKKKGNVIDQMEALDNKIKVRQELIDVTNKQSNLLNRRINANIKVISGLRNELDKLKDDYAMMIQKGYQSKIQQSKLMFLLSSDDFYQAFKRIQYIKQYTEFRRKQGEQIVVKTEELSKLNMDLSVQQKEKDRLIAENLKAKKAMTQEKEDHQALLGTIRKSETKFAAQIRDKQNQAKEIDRQIERLIREAIAASNKEAGKKSDDPSKFLLTPEAAIVANSFTANKGRLIWPVEKGFKSQGFGVYADAIYPGIKHQSNGVVITTDQGAKARAIFRGEVIAILSIPGGNKAVQLKHGNFISTYYNLSILYVKKGDNVEAKTELGEIYTNRSNGQTKLKFYLHQNTSKLNPEEWVYQL
- a CDS encoding DUF4292 domain-containing protein, translated to MALPLRIALRLMALVSLSFFLSCKSTKVLADGKVDDNLSAKTIVRNHYANTTNFNTLTGKMRIDYSDGESSQGVSVSLRMEKDKAIWMSAPLGMVKAYITPGRVTFYNKLQNEYFDGNFEYLSNFLGTELDFKQVQNMLMGQALFNLRDAKYDASVVNGDYQLKPKKAMDLFKVMFQIEPKNFKMASQQLSQPLKKRLLQVNYTDYQKIGKYVLPQRIAVAAIEGEERKTVDIEYKNIEFDQPINFPYKIPKGFKEISLTDDAR
- a CDS encoding tetratricopeptide repeat protein, with the translated sequence MNISSIISTFFWGMLFVSITINAQETPEVAENQSAEVFLDDYSDDFQEKFFEALKQKGIENYDRAINLMLVCKQLDDKNYVVDHELAQLYLKEKQYAVAEPYALTALLAEPENLWYTNTYVEILQKQQKSVEGYKAQLPFDNAKFKENLALVYYRKGRAKAAQSILKETPESSFTQQLSVKVEDLIAAQEAAIKSSSFTVTNESRAESGSFEQYKARIQGMLRTNNFLALDQVAGEALESYPSQPYFYYAQGYAFNKKAKPRDAIEALETGLDYLVGDIALANKIYQELADAYNSVNNSVKANMYLRKIKPGF
- the dut gene encoding dUTP diphosphatase encodes the protein MKIKIINKSEHILPHYETETSAGMDIRANITETVTLQPLERAIIKTGLFIELPVGFEAQVRPRSGLAAKKGITVLNAPGTIDADYRGEIGVILVNLSNESFAVENGERIAQLVIAKHERAEWKEVNELSETSRGEGGFGSTGVK